GTCTCGACGGCGTTTGAGAGATCAATCATGACTCTCAAGAACTCAGTAATTTTGCATGAACCATTCTCCGTTGCTTTTTATTTTGGCCCAGAGCGACAAAGCCCTCGATATGCATCCCAAGAGCCGAATCAACAAGCAACGTATCGCAGCATCAGTAAACTGCTTCAGAAAGAGTACGACGGAAAAGATTTTCTCTTCTCAAAGGAGATGGCTTACTGCTTGGAGAACAAGTTCCACCTCTTTACAGAAGAGGGCTTCAAGACCTTCAAGCACACATTTCTGATACGTCATCCTCTAAAGGCAGTTTACTCTCTTTATAAAGCCTCCACAAACCCGAAGCTTACTGGATGGAACTGTTTTTATCCTGCGGAAGCAGGATTCCGACAGATGGCCGAATTGTACGAGTTTGTGGAGCGAAACATTCACAAGGACCCAATCGTCATCGACGCAGATGATCTGTTGGATTATCCTAATCAAATCCTCAAAAGCTACTGCGAGGCAGTGGGGCTGGAGTATGATGAGAACATGACTTCATGGGAGCCGGGGCCGGTACCAGAGTGGGAGGTCTGGGCAGGATGGCACGAAGACGCTTTGAAGAGTTCAGGATTCAGAGCAAGGGTTAATAAAAACAGAAACCGTTCCCGTGCAGCTTTCGATATCGATGATCTCCCGACGGAGGTGGCCACTGCCGTGGAAGAATGCCTACCTTattatgaaatgttgtttgagaaaagaatTAGGCCCAAGAACACTGAACCATGTTGACTGAGGCTAATTGAAGtatacaaatttctagtttctaaagaaactgtggggcTGCattggtgggagagtgaaacatgaaaatttggtttcatcaaacgagttgatttcgctcgaaaagtcagctttccaaatctttcaagatggtaattcgacctttatcagttcctttgataaaaccaaattttcatacttgaagtttaattctttcaaacaaaaactgaaaactttGATTAATTTCATCGACAGTTTAAGGTAAACCAACAGCACCACAGTAAGTTAACGTTCTGTGGCTCCTGTTAAATGATCACACGTAAAATTTCACCGACAGTATAGAAAAACTGAAACCATCCCGCACAGCACAATAAACCCTACATTCGAAAGAAAATTAACTTGAACCAAGCCTTAATCCAATTTTTTTACAAGGTTATATATTTGTTTTGCGCAATAAACAGTGGTATTGATAAATGAAGTCAATATATTTGGGGGTCTTTGAAACAAGTCGAAAACAAAGGAATTTACTGCGCCCCTGGCGAACTGGTCATCAGAGATGTGCACACATAAGTTGCGTTCGACGAAAGAGAAAGTAGTTCATCCAGTGTCCTCTGGTTTTAAGGGTGACCTTTTTTGCCCACCGTCTGTATTTTCTCCGCCATTTCTGTCGGTACGATCAAGAAAATGGCATGCTGAAAATCTAGCTGGCCAACGAGAAAAAACGCGTGGGTTATAATGATAATTCATCAAGATAAATGAAGTTGGTGAACAGAGTGCCATTTGAAAGCGAACCAACCGTGGAAAGCCAAATCAATGGTCAACGCCTCCTCGAGTATTGCTGATATCACAGTTATCAGTGGTTTAGACATATAAACGAAGCAGATGGGTTATTCTATATTGCACTGACCATTTGCCCCGCTTCCATGTGGTTTCACACAAACAAATATCTACCTTTGAGGCTCAACTGTAGTATTAGCCACTGGCTTGCCTACTGGCTTCGATAAGGAGCTTAGAGCAAATACCTTTTTTAGGGCGATGCAAATTCCTGATAATACCAATCACTGTTCAACCACTATTCGAAAGAAAGTACGAGagccattttgaaagcaaaaaaagtaaGCGTAACTTGTTGAAAGCTTTTTGCGAAAAAACCGAGGGGATCACATTAAACCCCGCACTGTTCTGATTAGGTCGGACAGCTTTGTCCTAAGGCCTTTCATGGTCCCCTTAACTCAAAGGAAGATCAAGGAATATACAAGGTATTGTCAGCATCAAAAGATAATTCAATAATTCATACTCTTGATCATATGCATTTGTATATTCGAATATTTATCACTCTGTACTTCGCTCTTCTTTCTACAAGAGTTTTCCTTACATAAACGATACACTTTTTAAAAGAACAAGTCCAACATTGATAGAACTCTTAGAGAGACTCTTCTATTTATCTTAACTCACCGAGCGCCATACTGCACGCACTCTACTTTACTTTGGCCGGGTTTGTCACGCATTCTGCTGTTGCGTGAACGTCAATCAAACTGCTCGGAAGTTTCGGGCTCCCAAGTAGTAGAAGTTGAGATATTACATCATCCAATATGGCGTTCCAGATAATAAAAATGTTACAACAAGCTTGCAGATAAAATTTTCCTTGATGATTATGTGAACACGAAGCACTAACAATTTTTCAGAACTGACGCATCATTGCTGCCgaactgagagctgtttctggTCAAACTGACTCGGTTCTTCGAGGATGAACACTTTGATGCTGAGCACCTCTCTCAGTTCGGAAAAAGTGACGCCTTCCATTTGGGGACTGAGCGATCCGGCCCGTCAGTTCTGAAAAATGGTAAGCGGCTTACGTAAAGACTATAAGGGACAGTGGTTAAACAAGAAATCATAACTTCATATGCGAGGTTTTTTAAAACGCTGAAGAGCAGCTACATGAAAATAATCCTCAGAGATTCTTTGCTCAATGTCGACTCCTGCCCTTACTAGCCCCCAACTAATTTTAAGTAATCTCTCATTTTAATTCACGAAATATTGACAATGGCAATGACTAGTTGATTTTTTTACAACATTTATGGACTAAGACTAACCAAAGTCAAAGGCAGGACTGCGTATCCAGATTAACTGGTTCCAATCGGTTTTTTATATATCCTTGCTATTGGGGTGAGTTTGCTAGACAAAAGGACAAACGAACAAAGTAGTTTTGCTTCCAGAGGAATTCTACTTTCACATAAAATCTGGTTACCGGATAAAAACTCTTGAtaaattgtttcttttgaaGAATACGCCCTTAACAATAAGATCAACAAAAATTATATTGTACATTAAAGCCTGTCTTTCGACCTTCTTTATAATTGACTGTTATGGTCCCTTATAGTATCCTAACATGTCACATTACTCTATTCCAAATCCTTTAACTCTCCTTTCGGTTTCTGTTAAATACGAGGTAAACTTAAACAGGGACGCACAGTCTTAATCACCTAAGGGCAGAAAAGTCGCCCAAGACAGAGTATTGGTCGAGAGAGCCGCCAACCCAACGCTTCGTGCCAATTCCATTGGGGAAGAGGGGGACCTACCAGTGAGGCGCTTTGTTTATTTCATAAACAAATGCACAAACAACTTTTTCGCCGCACTTGACTATAACTTGCATAAAGAGGAAACCCTCTATTTCAGTGACTTCAAGGCACACAACGAAAGAAACTTCAAAAAGTCCCCACGACGTTAAAACAACACATTAGATAGATTTCTTAAAACTTTATCTCGTTTACATACGTTGACGTCTTTGTCCCCGGCAATCAGATGAGATATTGAGAATCTCTTGTCAGTAAATTCATTGTTTCTTGCGTTACATACCATTAGCTGAGATGTCACGCTGCGGTCTTCAACTTACTCCAAGAGCTCCGCCACTAACGGTGGCATGTCCAACCTACCGAAAAACTCCAGTGTGACATAATTTTCCAGTGCCTTCTCACTGAACATGCGCAGAGTTGGAAGGCAAAGCAGGAGCTTTCCAAGGCGGTTTGGTGTACGAGGATACAACAAGGCGGCATAGTCGCGCAAAATACTGTTTACTTTAGCTTGAAGCTCCTCGACTTTTGCTCTGTTCTTGAGCTCGGGTGTATCTGACGAGAAATAAAATCGACGATCACATCGATTACATCACATCGATTACATCAGAGATGTACTGCTGGAGGGAAATTTATTTTCCAAGCAAGCAACACTACGACAGGGTCCGAGCgaaagtattaaaaaaaaaacataacaaaccTGGGCTAAGTAAAACAAGTGCAGAGAGACAAGCAAACTCATTTTGATCCAAATTCAAGCTGCGTAATTTATCACTAAACTCCAGCGTAGCATCCACAAGGTCTTCAGCCCATCCAAGAGCAACAACCTCTTCTTTTTCAAGGATAGTATTCTGACTAAACCTGACTGACATTGGATCACAAGCCACGGATCTATATGCCAAACGGAACACATTCAAATCCATAAAGCAAGCTTTGAGCAAGCAGACTTGATCTTCAAGATGGAGGTCCTTGAAGCCAGGCACACCCTTGGCCCATTGAATCACGAACTGGAGTTCTGTATAAGCCAGTGCCATTAGTTTGTTGACATCTTTTGAACCTGGTTTTTCATCACTCTCAAGGGTGTGACCAGGTATTTCTGGTATCAGAGTCACGTTTTCTTGGATCTTTGCTATAAAAGCCATCGTTTCTTCCCTACTGCTTGGCGCGTCTGCTGAGCGAGGAGCCAAACTCTTATCTGTGCAATCGTCACCGTTCACCACCTCGTTCGTACCTGGCTCGTCTCGAGCAGAACGCTGGGGCTTCTTCGGGCGATGATCCTGCAATGATCGATGTCGGTGTCTTCCTCCGGGTGTGCGATCCTCTCTCACAGCTGAAAGATAGAAAATATGATGCTATGGAGAATTTATGTATGCTACAAATCTACTGATAGCGTTGGCGGAACGACTATGGTGTCCCCTACGAATCCGGCTTCTATCGACATTCTTGGAATTTAAAAACGTTGCCCAGACTGAAGAGTGATGTTTGACCAAAACACCAGGAAACGTCATTTCAAATGAACAATTTTGCCACCATGAATATTTGTGGTTTCTCCATTCTTCAGTGTTCTAGAATAAAAATTCCTGACTTGGTTATTTCACGTTGAAGTCACAGACGTCGATAACTCGCTTCCTCATTTATTTTAACTTAAACAGAACGGAACTGAGCGGACGCAACTGTGCGGACGCAGCCGGGCGACATAAGCTCAACCAGCAACGAAAAACCATCCAgtgactaaaaaaaaaaatgacagacgGGGCTAAATACACGACTACGCAAAGTATACTAAAGGAAAACAAAGCTGGAGCAACAATAGAAAGTAATTAGCAAAACTACACTGGGTAACAAACGACTAAAACCTGAGATCAAACAAGGATGCGTCGAAAAGACCCAAAAACCAAGACCGATGATGACCCACTGGTCTAAAACGTAGACCCTATGTTCTAAGACGAAGTCCCTGTAGTGTTAAACAAAGACCCACTAAATTGCTCTCAattctctatatatatattgtgtATTGAGCAACTGACAATGAGGTGAATTCATTACCTCGCTATACCAAGCGCACATTAAGCGACAGGTAAATTCAAAGTATGACGCCTCACTTCCTCAGTACGCATTATTCGTAAAAATAGAATATCGGTTGACGGTTGACACTATATATTAAAATCGTCACTAAAACGTTAGCCTGCATGACAGGCGCTTTACGAGCCAAGCGGGGTAAACGCGATATTTCGCGCGGAGCGCGACACGAGCGCCAAGCGCGAGACGAGGGTAAAAGGAATTTTTCTCTTCCCCTCGTCTCGCGCTCCGCGCAAAATATCGCATTCGCTCCACTTGGCTCATAAAGCGGCTGTCATTCAGGCTAATAAAACCTATATTTCTGTACTGTTGGAATTTTATTGCGTTACACAATTTGACACGTGTTGTACCGACTAAGAGAAAGTATCTGTCAAGTTTGTCACGCCAATAGGTGACATTTTAATTCATACGCTATAGAAATGAGAGCAATATATTAAGTGGATCTTCGTTTTACACCACAGAGTCTTCGTTTTAGACCAATGGGTCTTCGTTTTCAACACATCCAAACAAAAACCACGAACACGAAAACATGCAGCGAGAAGAAAACACAAATAGAAAATCAAAGGGAACAAATTCCTGAAGGAAGGACATTCCCAACAAGACGCCTTAGACGTGagccttttttttaattggttaaACGAAgacaaaatgaataatttttttcttgattcaaCCTGTCTTTGGTGACATTACCATTGCAGTTGTAGATCATAAAGATCACTGATAGGAAGTGACCGTATTCATCATCAATGGCAGTCAAAAAGTTATTACTTTAATCTTTTCTACTGGCCTTGTTAGTATAAGCAAAAATTCAAAGAATTTCTGCTGGAAATTGAGGCCAGTATGGATTATCACAGTagcacaaaacaaaagaatcatttATTGGTCCACATAATATGAAATAAATTCTACAACAACTTGTTGCAGTTCAGGGCACATAAGTACAAAAAGTTTAAATAAATCTGAAAAAAACCGAAGAGTGCTATAGTAAAGCAGGGTCATTGGAGGGAATGCAAAAGTACCACACACTCCACACGAAGCGAATCTCCACAAGTTAAAACTATTGAATATACAAGCGCGCTAATAAAAAGTACATATGGGCCGTTACCCTAGGAATTTCCTATTATTAGGTTTAAATGAACTAAACTTAGAGCTAAAACGCTGAAAGGTAAGCTGTTCCATCTATCAACAATTCTattgaagaaaaagaatttaaaattagaGGTCctcagttgcagagtttttcttctatttttcttctttcttcaatTTCAATGAGTCGAATTCCCTAAGTGTGTGATGATCATTACAGTACTATTAAAGAAATTTCATTTACAAATACTAGACCCACCTTCTTTGAGCATTCCTTGTGCCAAGCATTTATTAAAACGGCAATATTGGCAACGGTTTCTGCTGATTTGATTAACCTCGCAGTTTCCATCTCCTTTACAGGTGTATTCTAACTGCTTCTGTACTGTTCGTTTGAAGAATCCTTTGCATCCTTCGCACGTGAACACACCGTAATGGTAACCAGTGGCCTTATCATTACATACAACACACTCAGTTGTGACACTGCTGTTGTGATTTGCATTGCTTTCCTTGACTTCCTCGCTATCTGTGGACAGCCGCTGCTTTGGTGTCGCGTCTCGCATCGAGGATGTATCAGAGCTGCTGGACGATTTACGCGAGAATTTACAAGAGTGTAGATCTCCTCCATCACCCTCACTTGGTTCAGTTTTGGAAAGGGTTATATCCATAAAAACGTCCGCCAAGTCGTTGGAGCTCGAGTCGAATGCGCTAGAAGCGCCCTCCATGAAACTGCAAATACAGACCAATAAAATCAATTACTATTTGAGGTTCACTTGAACCAAGACTCGAAAGATGAGCCCTTTCGATGCTACTTTTATCTTTCACTCATTGCGCTTCATGGTTTCTGTACAACCAGTAAAGGAAAGCAATTGCGGGAGCTGCACTTGACACTACTTTCCTACGGATTTGACGTGTGTCTGTTGAAGATTTCTATGGTCTCCCTttcattagaaaaaaaaaacatgatcataattataacaacaacaagacaTTTTACAAGGAGAATCTTGTGACTGCTATTTTCCAACCCGTACATGAAATTATCAATAGCATTTGACAGGGATACAGTGGCTGTCTCACCGGGAAGCGCTCGCTCGTGCATCCAGCTTACATTATACCAAGGGGATGAAAAGCTCAACGAACTTGGTTCATTCCGCAGTATTTCTAGTGTACTTAAAAAATAGTTTTCTAACCCTTAACGTCCGTGGTTACTCCTTTGGTATGACTAAAAGAAGCACGTCTTTATGATGTTCACCGTGTTCCCACTTTTTGCTATAAATTTCTCAGTTAGGAAACTGATTCTCCAGAGTGAAAACGCGAGCCATGGAAAAAACATACCAACATTTCAAGGGGGACCACAGAGACTGAGCTATTTCTCGAACGCACAAACGAGTGAAAATTGAGAAACCACACTTATGACTTGAAATGACATTAATTATCCTCTTTTTCTTGAAGTTTAGTTTTCAGATAAGTGGTGCGCCTGTCAATTATCTGAACTTTTGACACCTGCTAACTTTTGAGTACAAAACACAATCAATAacttgctgtttgttttgtacTTTTCACTTAAATATCGCTCCAAAAACCCAAAAATATGACAAACTGGAAGAACGTAGCAAACACTATTTTCCGGTGGGTCTATGCATAACCTTCAGCAAATTGTGGACGTTCCTTCCAAAAATGTGAAGATGAAACCTTTGAGTTCCACCGTCCTAGTACTAAGCCTCCAGAGTGCTCTTTCTGGTGTGATGTACCGGTTCAGTGGTTGGAAATAGAGCTCGTTTCGTCTTCTTTCGTTCTTTACGTTTTTCGTTTTTCCGAGAATGATGTTTGATATCTCACAGCAGGTAAGTGATGAGAACTTCTGACCTTCCCATCGCAAATTCAAGACTTAGCCTTTTGTGTCGAAATAACGCTTTTCATGTTTGAAACCTTCCGTTGATCTCCTTTTTCGAAGAAACCAACAAACGAGTTTACTTCTTCAGCCACAGCTTTATCCGCCTAAAGCATATTATGTATTTGATTAATAGCCAATTTGAGGGATTATAAAACACGTCAAGCATTAGACTTCAGTTTAAAGTTTTGCATATCAGCTTCCATCTTAACAGAAATACTTAACGTTTTCCGACACAGCCTTGAATACAAAACAATCGAACAAAACCAGCATCAGATACTTTTTCATCGTCATTAAGCATTGAAGACCGaggaaagaaaaccaaaagaaaacacACCAAAGTAATCTCACCGAAGTCAGTCTGCTGATAAATGCCAACTATGTGAACTCTAACATGCTATTTTCCTTACCCggtgaaaaattaatttcattctACGTGGAGAGGAAACGTAGGAGGTTTGTTTGACAGCTGGCGAAGCATGAATTCATATTATTGATTGACAGTACAGGATGCTCTGAAACAAATAATGCTAAAGAGCGAAATAATCGTAAGAAAATGGGTTGGTAATGTTGACTGATTCTGTCGTTTACAAGAATCAAGCTACTATTAACAACTGACAAAAACATTATTATTGATGTTATCAATAACtataaacaaagccaccaataTTACAAGAACAAAGTAATTCCAAATGGGCTACATTAGATTATAGCTCAAAAGGTCGTATATCctcttcaataattattgaagttaCACACAAAATCTACCTGAATCGTGGCAAGGATATTAGCGGAAAGAAAGGCTCTTGAGAGTGAAAAGATGAACATGTCAAAAACAAATTCACAACCAATACATTAACAACAGCTTTCCtgaaaatgattatttttccaTTCATTGCAATATAT
Above is a genomic segment from Acropora muricata isolate sample 2 chromosome 1, ASM3666990v1, whole genome shotgun sequence containing:
- the LOC136911344 gene encoding retinoic acid receptor RXR-alpha-B-like — encoded protein: MEGASSAFDSSSNDLADVFMDITLSKTEPSEGDGGDLHSCKFSRKSSSSSDTSSMRDATPKQRLSTDSEEVKESNANHNSSVTTECVVCNDKATGYHYGVFTCEGCKGFFKRTVQKQLEYTCKGDGNCEVNQISRNRCQYCRFNKCLAQGMLKEAVREDRTPGGRHRHRSLQDHRPKKPQRSARDEPGTNEVVNGDDCTDKSLAPRSADAPSSREETMAFIAKIQENVTLIPEIPGHTLESDEKPGSKDVNKLMALAYTELQFVIQWAKGVPGFKDLHLEDQVCLLKACFMDLNVFRLAYRSVACDPMSVRFSQNTILEKEEVVALGWAEDLVDATLEFSDKLRSLNLDQNEFACLSALVLLSPDTPELKNRAKVEELQAKVNSILRDYAALLYPRTPNRLGKLLLCLPTLRMFSEKALENYVTLEFFGRLDMPPLVAELLE
- the LOC136911370 gene encoding uncharacterized protein; its protein translation is MSNNRVFLWTAPRCVSTAFERSIMTLKNSVILHEPFSVAFYFGPERQSPRYASQEPNQQATYRSISKLLQKEYDGKDFLFSKEMAYCLENKFHLFTEEGFKTFKHTFLIRHPLKAVYSLYKASTNPKLTGWNCFYPAEAGFRQMAELYEFVERNIHKDPIVIDADDLLDYPNQILKSYCEAVGLEYDENMTSWEPGPVPEWEVWAGWHEDALKSSGFRARVNKNRNRSRAAFDIDDLPTEVATAVEECLPYYEMLFEKRIRPKNTEPC